A genomic stretch from Centroberyx gerrardi isolate f3 chromosome 10, fCenGer3.hap1.cur.20231027, whole genome shotgun sequence includes:
- the trim45 gene encoding E3 ubiquitin-protein ligase TRIM45 encodes MSLSEKRENADQCPTAPPVNSENNQNGVPVNLRAVCNVCKRLYRDPKILPCLHTFCADCIGQLEPFSVSSRRAGPEEGRAAEENRAAVTVTVLCPACDSEVDVPPSGAAGLSTDHLALDEVFQETLVSDGPLGCDLCGEGAAERRCEVCCVNLCAFCCQAHRRQKRTASHSVQSLQELKTQGRLSRPVLCSLHPGQELRLFCEPCDLPVCLECGATLHRDHRCCPARDVIHRHGDRIRELVTVRLRPRLERLEESLQKVEISQETLQERVEATAEEVRAFARGYASAVEAHCLALLRRLEELRLQRRNQLHLQRAQLRQALSDVRGGVEFAERLLTCGSDAEILSAKGVTLRRLTSLAESGYDPRPATVAPDDGGSICFVPGERAGEVEGYPVVGVIHAKTLDLSKCTIEGEGLQRGREGQQGQFTLVCRDSAGEQMGRGGEQILVSIVHKEKKNCMVETTVVDNNDGSYGVSYTPAEPGAYSVWVCVKAQHVKGSPFVLNVKRKFRRHRGTFHCCSFCSSGGAKEARCGCPGTMPGGFQGCGHGHKGHPGKPHWSCCGSTVEQSECLPQSVVAAVSPRGHLRTVEL; translated from the exons ATGTCGCtgtcagaaaagagagaaaacgcGGATCAGTGTCCCACCGCGCCGCCGGTAAACTCGGAGAATAACCAAAACGGAGTCCCGGTGAACCTAAGGGCGGTTTGTAACGTGTGTAAACGCTTGTACCGGGACCCCAAAATCCTGCCCTGTCTACACACTTTCTGCGCCGACTGCATCGGCCAGCTGGAGCCGTTTTCGGTGTCCAGCCGCCGGGCCGGTCCGGAGGAGGGGAGGGCGGCGGAGGAGAACCGGGCCGCCGTTACCGTCACCGTCCTCTGCCCGGCCTGTGACTCCGAGGTGGACGTCCCTCCGTCGGGCGCGGCCGGGCTGAGCACCGACCACCTGGCCCTGGACGAAGTCTTCCAGGAGACTCTGGTGAGCGACGGCCCGCTGGGATGCGACCTGTGCGGCGAGGGAGCGGCGGAGCGGCGCTGCGAGGTCTGCTGCGTCAACCTGTGCGCGTTCTGCTGCCAGGCGCACAG gcGGCAGAAGCGAACGGCGTCTCACTCTGTCCAGAGTCTGCAGGAGCTGAAGACGCAGGGCCgcctgtcccgtcccgtcctcTGCTCGCTCCATCCCGGCCAGGAGCTCCGCCTCTTCTGCGAGCCCTGTGACCTGCCCGTCTGCCTGGAGTGCGGCGCCACCCTGCACCGCGACCACCGCTGCTGCCCCGCGCGCGACGTCATCCATCGTCACGGCGACCGCATCCGCGAGCTGGTCACGGTCCGCCTGCGGCCCCGCCTGGAGCGCCTGGAGGAGTCGCTGCAGAAG GTGGAGATTTCCCAGGAGACCTTGCAGGAGCGAGTGGAGGCCACAGCAGAGGAGGTGCGGGCGTTTGCGCGAGGCTACGCCAGCGCTGTGGAGGCCCACTGCCTGGCTCTGCTGCGCCGCCTGGAGGAGCTGCGGCTCCAACGCAG GAACCAGCTCCACCTGCAGAGGGCGCAGCTGCGGCAGGCTCTGTCGGACGTCCGGGGCGGGGTGGAGTTCGCCGAGAGGCTGCTGACCTGCGGCTCGGACGCCGAGATCCTCAGCGCCAAGGGGGTGACCCTGAGGCGGCTGACCAGCCTGGCGGAGAGCGGCTACGACCCCCGGCCGGCGACGGTCGCCCCCGACGACGGCGGCAGCATCTGCTTCGTGCCCGGCGAGCGGgcgggggaggtggagggataCCCGGTGGTGGGGGTGATCCACGCCAAGACGCTGGACCTCAGCAAGTGCACCATCGAGGGCGAAG gtCTGCAGCGGGGCAGGGAGGGCCAGCAGGGCCAGTTCACCCTGGTGTGCCGGGACTCGGCCGGGGAGCAGATGGGACGAGGCGGGGAGCAAATCCTGGTCAGCATCGTCCACAAGGAGAAGAAAAACTG caTGGTGGAGACGACGGTGGTTGACAACAACGACGGGTCCTACGGTGTTTCATACACGCCTGCAGAGCCGGGAGCCTActctgtctgggtgtgtgtcaAAGCCCAACATGTCAAG GGTTCGCCATTCGTCCTGAACGTGAAGAGGAAGTTCAGACGTCACCGTGGGACGTTTCActgctgctccttctgctcCAGCGGCGGGGCCAAAGAGGCTCGCTGTGGCTGCCCAGGAACCATGCCAG GAGGGTTCCAGGGCTGCGGTCACGGCCACAAGGGTCACCCCGGGAAGCCCCACTGGTCGTGCTGCGGCAGCACTGTGGAGCAGTCGGAGTGTTTGCCTCAGAGCGTGGTGGCTGCGGTTTCCCCCCGCGGCCACCTGCGAACTGTGGAGCTCTGA